DNA sequence from the Candidatus Kaistella beijingensis genome:
TCACAGTTACCTTTAGATAGAATATCTGAGTGAAAAAATTTAAAATGAAATTATCCGTGAAAAGCTGTGTCATCAGTGAGCAAAAAACTATAAAAAATGTTAAACAAAATCATAGAATTTTCCATAAAAAACAAACTCATCATCATTTTAATGACTTTGGGTTTAATTATTTACGGAATTTTTGAAGTTAAAAAATTACCGATTGATGCGGTTCCTGATATCACCGATAATCAGGTGCAAATCATCACGGTTTCGCCAAGTTTGGGCGCTCCCGATGTGGAAAGGTTTATCACTTTTCCGTTGGAACAGGCGAATAATAATATTGCGGGGATTAAACAAATGCGCAGTTTTTCACGTTTCGGACTTTCCGTCATTACGATAGTTTTCGAGGACGATATTGATTTGCATTTGGCGCGTCAACAGGTTGCAGAACGATTGCAACAGGTTTCCAAAGACATTCCCACAAGTTTGGGAACTCCACAAATGGCGCCGATTTCCACAGGTTTGGGAGAAATTTACCAGTATGTTGTTCGTCCAAAAAAAGGTTACGAACACCGTTATAACTCGATGCAACTCAGAACTATTCAAGATTGGGTAGTTCGCCGACAACTTGTGGGAACGGAAGGTGTTGCCGATGTTGCGAGTTTTGGTGGCGATTTGAAGCAGTATGAAGTCGCCATAAATCCGTCCCAACTGCAATCGATGGGCGTTACGATGACCGAAGTTTTCGACGCACTTTCCAAAAACAACCAAAATACAGGCGGCGCTTATATTGAAAAAGGTCCGAGTGTTTTGTTCATTAGAACCGAAGGTTTGGTTGGAAAAATTTCGGACATCGAAAATATTGTCGTGAAAAATCTTCCCGACGGAACACCAATTTTGGTTAAAAATATCGGAACCGTTCAATACGGAAAAGCCATTCGCTACGGTGCCATGACTTACAACGGCGAAGGCGAAGTTGCGGGTGCAGTTGTGATGATGATGAAAGGCGCGAACTCCAACGAGGTGATTGCCAAAGTAAAAACCCGAATTGAAGAAATTCAAAAAACACTTCCTGAAGGTGTGAAAATTGACGCATTTCTCGACCGCACAAAAATGGTGAACAACGCGATTGGAACAGTAGAAAAAAACTTGATGGAAGGTGCATTAATCGTAGTTTTCGTGTTGGTTTTATTCCTTGGAAATTTCCGTGCAGGACTTTTGGTGGCGTCCGTAATTCCTTTAGCGATGCTTTTTGCCATCATTATGATGAATATTTTCGGTGTTTCCGGCAACTTGATGAGTTTGGGAGCGCTCGATTTCGGGTTGATTGTCGATGGAGCTGTTATCATTGTGGAAGCGGTTTTACACCGATTGCAGCACTTAAAAATCTATCAGGGAAAAACCATTTCCCAAAAATTTATGGATGATGAAGTTTATACTTCTGCTAGTAAAATGATGAATTCTGCTGTTTTTGGGCAAATCATTATCCTTATCGTTTACCTTCCAATTCTCACGCTTCAAGGAATTGAAGGAAAAATGTTCAAACCAATGGCGCAAACGGTAATTTTCGCTTTGTTGGGTGCATTTATCCTTTCGTTGACTTACATTCCGATGATGAGTACGCTGTTTCTTTCCAAAAAAATTGAGCATAAGAAAAACTTTTCCGACAAAATGATGGAAAAATTGGAAAGGCTTTACGATTTTTCATTAAATAAAGTGTTGAGAATTCCAAACATCGTGTTTTTCGGTGTGGTTGGATTGTTTTTCGTAGCGATTTTTGTGATGACGAGATTGGGCGGCGAATTTATTCCAAGTCTTCCTGAAGGTGATTTTGCGGTAGATACAAGAGTTTTGCCCGGAAGTAATTTGAAAACTTCAACGGATGCCGTTCAGAAATCTTCTCAAATTTTATTGAAAAAATTCCCTGAAATCGAAAAAATTGTAGGAAAAACCGGTAGTTCCGAAATTCCGACCGACCCGATGCCGATTGATGCGAGTGATATGATGATAATCCTAAAACCTCGTGATGAATGGACTTCCGCGAAATCCTACAACGAACTTTCCGAAAAAATGTCCGCCGAACTCAAGAAAAATATGATTGGCGTTACCTACTCTTTTCAATATCCTGTTGCGATGCGTTTCAACGAGTTGATGACGGGTGCAAGACAAGATGTGGTTTGTAAAATTTATGGTGAAAACCTCGATACATTGAAGGTTTACGCTGAAAAATTAGGCGAAATTTCAAAAAAAATCGACGGCGCACAAAATATTTATGTGGAACCCGTTTCGGGAATGCCGCAAATTGTAATTACCTATAAAAGAGAAGCACTTTCGCAGTTTGGTTTGAATGTAAATGATGTGAACAACATCGTGAACACCGCATTTGCGGGACAAGCCACCGGTTCCGTTTTTGAGGGCGAGAAAAAATTCGATTTGGTCGTTCGTTTGAGCGGCGAAAAACGAAAAAATGTAGAAGATGTCAATAATTTGCTGATTTCAACACCGATGGGAAGTGAAATTCCGTTGAGTTCCGTCGCCAATGTTGAGTTGAAGGAAAGTATCAACCAAATTCAGCGAGAAAATGCAATGCGAAGAATTATCGTCGGTTTCAATGTTCGTGAGCGAGATATTCAATCCACCGTTGAAGATTTACAGGCAAGTGTCGAAAAAAATCTGAAACTTCCATCAGGTTATTCCATAAAATACGGCGGAACATTTGAAAATCTTCAACAGGCAAAATCACGCCTTGGAATTGCTGTTCCCGTGAGTTTATTATTAATTTTATTGATGCTGTATTTCGCCTTCAATTCCATCAAATACGGTTTGCTGATTTTCTCAGCAATTCCACTTTCGGCAATCGGCGGAATTCTCTCGCTTTGGTTGCGCGATATGAATTTTAGTATTTCCGCAGGTGTAGGTTTCATCGCACTTTTCGGTGTTGCTGTATTGAACGGAATTGTATTAATTGCAGAATTTAACCGCCAAAAAGAATTCCACAAAGATTTGCGCGATGTCGTAAAAATCGGCGGAAAAACACGTTTGCGTCCCGTTTTGATGACGGCTTTCGTTGCTTCTCTCGGATTTTTGCCAATGGCAACTTCCACCGGAGAAGGCGCCGAAGTTCAGCGACCACTCGCAACCGTAGTAATCGGCGGACTTTTGCTCGCAACTTATCTCACGCTTTATCTTTTGCCGGTAATGTATATTTGGTTTGAAACCCATTTGCCGGATAAACGCAGAAAATTAAAAGAAATCAGTGATGCAGAGGATGGATATGAGTTGTAAGGAAGTTGGAAGTTGGAAGTTGGAAGTTGGGAGACCGAAGTCCGAAGACGGAAGATGAAAAACTTCTTTGCCGTCTTTGAAAGTAAAATTTTAGAAATAAAATCGATTTTTAAAATTTATGTGCACTTCTAAAACCAATTCGTTCCACCTCAAAAAATAATAACTTTTGTGCCTTTTGTGGTTTAAAATCTAAAATAAAATGAACAAAAAACTATTAATAATACTCACTTTTTCGGTTTTCAAAATTGGATTTTCGCAAACTCCAATTTCCTTGGAAACCGCCTATGAAAAAGCCCTTAACAACAACCTGAACGTAAAATCAGGACAATTACGGATAAATTATCAGGACAAAATAAAAAATTCCTACGCCGTTATGGACCCGCTGAATATTTCCGGAGAAATCGGACAGATGAACTCGGCGTATGTGGATAATGGAATTTCTGTTAATCAAACGCTTCGTTTACCTGCTTTTTATAAAAGTCAGAAACAGGTTTTGTTGGAAGAATGGAAAAATGCAGCGCTGGCTTTAGATGTTCAAAAATGGCAACTGAAGCGTGAAATTGCTTTGATTTACAACAGCTTAAATTATTATGATGAAAAGCAAAAACTGTTAAAAAAAGCGCAGGATATTTATTCAGAATATTACAAAAAATCCGAACTTCGTTTGAAAGCGGGCGAAAGCAATATTTTAGAAAAAACGACAGCAGAAAATTATCGAAGTCAGGCGGAAATCCAAACCCAAAGTCTTCTGAAAGACCGTGACGTTGCGCTTTATCAATTCAATTACCTCATTAATGATGGCGAAATTTACACCAATCAAAAAGAAGACTTCTACAATATGAATTTAATTTTTGATGAAAACTATGCCGGAAATTCCTTGGTTTTAAAACAGTTGGAGCAGCAAAAAAACATCGAAAACGCCAGATTGGAAGCCGAAAAAAAGAAACTTTTACCAAGCTTTAATGTCGGACTAAAATCAATGACAATGCGAGGAAACGGAGCCGATGACAAAAATTACGACGGAATGCACCGCTTTCAATCAGGCGTGATTGGTGTTGGTTTGCCGATTTTCAATTCTGCCCAAAAATCGTTGATTGAAGGACAAAAAATCAACCAACAAATTGCCGAAAACAACTATCAATTGACGGTTCGCAACCTAAAAAACCAATACGCAAAAACCTACGGAGAATATCAAAAACTAAAATCAGAAATCGAATATTACAAAACCAAAGGTTTAAAAAACGCAGAAACCATAATGTTTACCGCTAATTTACTCCAAAAAGAAGGCGAAATCAACTATTTGGAATACACAATGCTCGTGAACCAAAGTTTGGACATCCAAAACAAATACATTGATGCGCAGAAACTTTTAAACGAAAAAATTATAGAACTGAACAGTTTGAAAAGTGAATAGTGAATCCGTCTCGCTGTGAATAGTGAATTTAAAAATAAGAATTTGAATTATTGAATTGCCAATTATCAAACAATTTCAAACCAATTCAAATTATATTAAACTAAAGAATTTATAATAATGAAAAAATCAATAATCATCATACTTTCGGGCTTTCTAATTTTCGCTTGCTCGAAAAAAGAAGAAGCCAAAACCGAAGAAACCTTCGCCATTTCCGGCAACCAAATCACCCTCACCGATTTGCAGAAAAAAACAGCCGGAATTGAAACAACCACCCTCAACAACCAAAACATCGGCAACAAAATTTTGCTCACCGGACAAATCGATGTTCCACCAACAGGAATGGCGGGAGTATCCGCTTCAACAGGTGGAATTGTGAAAGTTGCCCGTTTTATGCCCGGAAATTATGTGTCGCGCGGACAAACTTTGGCGGTGGTGGAAAATCCTGAAATGGCGCAACTTCAGCAGGATTATCTTCAGGCAAAAGCCAATCTCGGTTACGCTCAAAAAGATTACGAACGCCAAAAATATTTGAACAAGTACCAGGCAAGTTCCGACAAAGCAACGCAACGCGCCGCAAGTGAAGCCCAAAATCAAAGCGCCGCCGTGAACGGAATTGCCTCAAAATTAAAATCTTACGGCATCAATCCGAGTTCTGTTTCCAATGGAAATATTCGCAAATCGGTTGCAGTTGTTGCGCCAATTTCGGGTTATGTTTCCAAGGTGAATGTCACGCTCGGACAGTTCGTTTCGCCTGCGGAAGTGCTCTACGAAATCGTGAACAACGGTGAAACACATCTCGCCCTGAAAGTTTTTGAAAAAGATTTGAACAAAATTTCCCTCGGACAAAAAGTTTACGGCTTTACCAACCAAAATCCGGAGAAAAAATACGCCGCAACCGTCGCATTAATCGGCAAAGATTTCACGCCAGACCGCAGCGTTTTGGTGCACTGTCAGCTCATCGATAAGGACGCCTCGCTCATTCCCGGAACCTTTATGAATGCGGAGATTGAAGTCGGTGCAACCGAAGGTTTCATCATTCCCGACGACGCGATTGTCACTTGGGAAAACAAGCAGTATATTTTCGAGGAAATCAAGCCAAAAACCTATAAAATGTTTCCCATAACGATCGGAAATTCCGAAAACGGCTACACGCAATTGGTCAATTTCCACATCCGAAACGCCAACAAAACCTTCGTCACCAAAGGCGCTTATCACCTATTGATGGCTTTGAAAAACGTGGAAGAATAAAGAGTTTGAAGTCGGGAAACCGAAATCTGAAGATTAAAAAATCTCAAAAACTCTCAAACACTACCACTCTCAAACAATAATTTGGAGCCGGGAACCTGCTTTCGCTACTCGCTTTTTTTCGGCGGCGGCTTCGCCGCCGCCGAAAAAAGAGCTCAGACACGCCGCTCAATCAGGGCTAGTTACGAGCAGGAATTTTTAGAAAAATTTAATCTGAAAAATTAACTTTATATGATCTGTGAAAATCTGTAAAATCACTAAGAAAATACATTCAAATAATTTAAATTGCAATTAAAATAAACAAAATGGAAAATAAACTAACAATTGAAAACTACATGGATAGTCACTAAATCCACCGCAGCAATTGGCTTCGAGCCGCTGTTTTGGGTGCAAACGACGGAATTATTTCAATTTCGAGTTTGGCGATTGGTGTTGCAGCGGCAAGTTCAACACGGGAACCGATACTTTTAGCGACCGTTGCAGGTTTGGTTGCAGGTGCATTGTCGATGGCCGCAGGCGAATATGTTTCCGTAAGTTCACAAACCGACATTGAAAAAGCCGATATCGAACGCGAAAAAATAGAACTGAAAGAAATGCCGGAAGAAGAACTCAGTATTTTGGCACAAATTTATGAAAACCGTGGACTGAAAAGAGAAACGGCACTGCTTGTTGCCAAAGAACTCACCGAAACTGATGCTTTAGCAGCTCATGTTCGCGACGAATTGGGCATCAACGAAATCAGTCAGGCAAATCCTTTACAGGCGGCTCTGGCTTCGGGAGCGGCTTTCACTGTTGGAGGTGTTCTTCCACTTTTGGTCACCCTTTTTGCTCCCGTTCAAAATATGGAATATTGGCTGTACGGATTTACCATCGTTTTCCTTGGAATTTTAGGCACCGTTTCCGCAAAAGTTGGTGGTTCAAGTATTATGAAAGCGATTATGAGAATTATTATTTGGGGAACCATCGCAATGATTTTATCTGCTTTGGTTGGATATCTTTTCGGGGTGAATGTTGCGTAAAACTTAATGAATTGAGATTTTGAATGAAAAATTTTAAAAAATGTTTTCAAAATCAAAAATCATTTCTATATTTGTCCCAATGAAAACAACAAACAACAATTGGTGGTGGCTTCAAAACTCTCAAGGTCTTGAACACTCTTCTTTTGCTTAAAAATATTGAAACCAAAAATTTAGAAAAAGGCTTTGACATATATGTTGAAGCCTTTTTTTTGTCATTGCGAGCGAACCGTAGCAAACCCAACTAAAATATTTTAAACTTTAATTTAAAATGAATTTCATCCAAAAAACCAAAATAAAAACCACCGTAAAATCTACCTTAAGCGACCTTTTCACGCCAATTGGGATTTATGTGCGACTTCGCGACCACTTTCGTGACACGATTCTTTTGGAAAGTGCGGGAAACCAAAATTCTGAAAATTCTTTCTCATTTATCGCGGTGAATGCCATTGCAGGAATTGAAATCCGAAACTTTGTGGAAGCCGAGATAAAATTCCCGTTAGAAAGTCCTCAAAAAATCAATATTGAAAAGGAAAAACTTACCGATTTGCTTCAAAATTTTTCAAAAACTTTTGAGTGTGAAATCCCAAAACATGACATCGGGAAACAGGCGCAAGGTTTTTTTGGATATACAAGTTACGACGCGATTCCTTTTTTTGAAAACATCAAATTCAAAGAGATTTCCGAAGAGAATAAAATTCCATTGTTGCGGTATCGACTTTATCAGTATGTGATTGCCATCAATCATCACAATGACGAAATGTTTTTGATTGAGAACAAAATCAAGGGTTTAAAATCTGAAATTTCAACTATTGAAAATTTAATCAACCAAAAAAATGCGCCCGTTTTTCCTTTTGAAATCATGGGGAACGAAACTTCAAATTTAACAGATGAAGCATACAAAAATTCGGTGGAGTTGGCGAAAAAACACTGTTTCCGAGGCGACGTTTTCCAATTGGTTTTGAGCAGACGATTTGAACAAAAATTTCGTGGCGACGAATTCAATGTTTATCGTGCTTTGCGAAATATCAATCCTTCACCTTATTTATTTTTCTTTGATTACGGTGATTATAAATTAATTGGCTCAAGTCCTGAAAGTCAACTGATTATCAAAAATAAACAAGCCATCATTCATCCTATCGCGGGAACTTTCAAGCGAACAGGAAATGTAGAAAAGGATTTGGATTCTGCAGAAGAACTTAAAAAAGACCCAAAAGAAAACGCGGAACATACGATGCTTGTTGACTTGGCGCGAAATGATTTAAGCATTTGTGGAAAAAATACTCAAGTTTCAAAATTGAAGGAAATTCAGTTTTTTTCACACGTCATTCACATGGTTTCGGAAGTCGTGACGGAAGTTTCAGAAAATCAGAATCCTTTTGAAATGATTGCCACCACCTTCCCACAGGGAACTTTGAGCGGTGCACCG
Encoded proteins:
- a CDS encoding efflux RND transporter permease subunit, producing the protein MLNKIIEFSIKNKLIIILMTLGLIIYGIFEVKKLPIDAVPDITDNQVQIITVSPSLGAPDVERFITFPLEQANNNIAGIKQMRSFSRFGLSVITIVFEDDIDLHLARQQVAERLQQVSKDIPTSLGTPQMAPISTGLGEIYQYVVRPKKGYEHRYNSMQLRTIQDWVVRRQLVGTEGVADVASFGGDLKQYEVAINPSQLQSMGVTMTEVFDALSKNNQNTGGAYIEKGPSVLFIRTEGLVGKISDIENIVVKNLPDGTPILVKNIGTVQYGKAIRYGAMTYNGEGEVAGAVVMMMKGANSNEVIAKVKTRIEEIQKTLPEGVKIDAFLDRTKMVNNAIGTVEKNLMEGALIVVFVLVLFLGNFRAGLLVASVIPLAMLFAIIMMNIFGVSGNLMSLGALDFGLIVDGAVIIVEAVLHRLQHLKIYQGKTISQKFMDDEVYTSASKMMNSAVFGQIIILIVYLPILTLQGIEGKMFKPMAQTVIFALLGAFILSLTYIPMMSTLFLSKKIEHKKNFSDKMMEKLERLYDFSLNKVLRIPNIVFFGVVGLFFVAIFVMTRLGGEFIPSLPEGDFAVDTRVLPGSNLKTSTDAVQKSSQILLKKFPEIEKIVGKTGSSEIPTDPMPIDASDMMIILKPRDEWTSAKSYNELSEKMSAELKKNMIGVTYSFQYPVAMRFNELMTGARQDVVCKIYGENLDTLKVYAEKLGEISKKIDGAQNIYVEPVSGMPQIVITYKREALSQFGLNVNDVNNIVNTAFAGQATGSVFEGEKKFDLVVRLSGEKRKNVEDVNNLLISTPMGSEIPLSSVANVELKESINQIQRENAMRRIIVGFNVRERDIQSTVEDLQASVEKNLKLPSGYSIKYGGTFENLQQAKSRLGIAVPVSLLLILLMLYFAFNSIKYGLLIFSAIPLSAIGGILSLWLRDMNFSISAGVGFIALFGVAVLNGIVLIAEFNRQKEFHKDLRDVVKIGGKTRLRPVLMTAFVASLGFLPMATSTGEGAEVQRPLATVVIGGLLLATYLTLYLLPVMYIWFETHLPDKRRKLKEISDAEDGYEL
- a CDS encoding TolC family protein — encoded protein: MNKKLLIILTFSVFKIGFSQTPISLETAYEKALNNNLNVKSGQLRINYQDKIKNSYAVMDPLNISGEIGQMNSAYVDNGISVNQTLRLPAFYKSQKQVLLEEWKNAALALDVQKWQLKREIALIYNSLNYYDEKQKLLKKAQDIYSEYYKKSELRLKAGESNILEKTTAENYRSQAEIQTQSLLKDRDVALYQFNYLINDGEIYTNQKEDFYNMNLIFDENYAGNSLVLKQLEQQKNIENARLEAEKKKLLPSFNVGLKSMTMRGNGADDKNYDGMHRFQSGVIGVGLPIFNSAQKSLIEGQKINQQIAENNYQLTVRNLKNQYAKTYGEYQKLKSEIEYYKTKGLKNAETIMFTANLLQKEGEINYLEYTMLVNQSLDIQNKYIDAQKLLNEKIIELNSLKSE
- a CDS encoding efflux RND transporter periplasmic adaptor subunit, with product MKKSIIIILSGFLIFACSKKEEAKTEETFAISGNQITLTDLQKKTAGIETTTLNNQNIGNKILLTGQIDVPPTGMAGVSASTGGIVKVARFMPGNYVSRGQTLAVVENPEMAQLQQDYLQAKANLGYAQKDYERQKYLNKYQASSDKATQRAASEAQNQSAAVNGIASKLKSYGINPSSVSNGNIRKSVAVVAPISGYVSKVNVTLGQFVSPAEVLYEIVNNGETHLALKVFEKDLNKISLGQKVYGFTNQNPEKKYAATVALIGKDFTPDRSVLVHCQLIDKDASLIPGTFMNAEIEVGATEGFIIPDDAIVTWENKQYIFEEIKPKTYKMFPITIGNSENGYTQLVNFHIRNANKTFVTKGAYHLLMALKNVEE
- a CDS encoding VIT1/CCC1 transporter family protein, with protein sequence MHRSNWLRAAVLGANDGIISISSLAIGVAAASSTREPILLATVAGLVAGALSMAAGEYVSVSSQTDIEKADIEREKIELKEMPEEELSILAQIYENRGLKRETALLVAKELTETDALAAHVRDELGINEISQANPLQAALASGAAFTVGGVLPLLVTLFAPVQNMEYWLYGFTIVFLGILGTVSAKVGGSSIMKAIMRIIIWGTIAMILSALVGYLFGVNVA
- a CDS encoding anthranilate synthase component I family protein yields the protein MNFIQKTKIKTTVKSTLSDLFTPIGIYVRLRDHFRDTILLESAGNQNSENSFSFIAVNAIAGIEIRNFVEAEIKFPLESPQKINIEKEKLTDLLQNFSKTFECEIPKHDIGKQAQGFFGYTSYDAIPFFENIKFKEISEENKIPLLRYRLYQYVIAINHHNDEMFLIENKIKGLKSEISTIENLINQKNAPVFPFEIMGNETSNLTDEAYKNSVELAKKHCFRGDVFQLVLSRRFEQKFRGDEFNVYRALRNINPSPYLFFFDYGDYKLIGSSPESQLIIKNKQAIIHPIAGTFKRTGNVEKDLDSAEELKKDPKENAEHTMLVDLARNDLSICGKNTQVSKLKEIQFFSHVIHMVSEVVTEVSENQNPFEMIATTFPQGTLSGAPKFKAMELIDSYEKTSRSYYGGCIGFVGFDGSCNQAIMIRTFLSKNNTLFYQAGAGIVAKSSAESELQEVNNKLGALKKAISKAENII